A genome region from Tolypothrix sp. PCC 7712 includes the following:
- a CDS encoding DUF6753 family protein, translating into MTTTDTVKTPQTPDDLLAEALKGKSEDFKRRVLDFTLRSGLSQDDPLFLVLVATGQLEAMLQDAPETLQLLFKTWNKDLANNLEKVEQVAVERQKVAINRAAQTLIHESLLREGRNIIYSIFPTTIIFFFILMMGFIAGISIPPWIDGVLGGGYTKVRSTALTWNELEAMNWAISSEGKFAKNLINWNRGYLENGECIKDAQKLGLVLSQYNRKAKSGFCTIWVTPPEQRKFIP; encoded by the coding sequence ATGACAACAACTGATACGGTAAAAACACCCCAAACTCCCGATGATTTACTTGCTGAAGCATTGAAGGGTAAAAGTGAAGATTTCAAACGTCGAGTTCTGGACTTTACTCTTAGAAGCGGACTATCTCAAGACGATCCATTATTTCTTGTACTGGTGGCGACTGGACAGTTAGAAGCGATGCTTCAAGATGCACCAGAAACATTGCAATTGCTGTTCAAAACTTGGAATAAAGATTTAGCTAACAATCTAGAGAAAGTTGAACAAGTCGCAGTTGAGAGACAGAAAGTTGCGATTAATCGTGCCGCACAAACTCTAATTCATGAATCCTTGTTACGTGAAGGTCGAAATATTATCTATTCCATATTTCCGACCACGATTATATTTTTCTTTATCTTGATGATGGGTTTCATTGCAGGTATTTCCATACCACCTTGGATAGATGGTGTCTTGGGAGGGGGATATACAAAAGTGCGTTCGACTGCTTTGACATGGAATGAATTAGAAGCAATGAATTGGGCAATATCGAGTGAAGGAAAATTTGCCAAGAATTTGATTAATTGGAATCGGGGTTATTTGGAAAATGGCGAATGTATCAAGGATGCTCAAAAATTGGGCTTGGTATTGTCCCAATATAATCGCAAAGCCAAGTCAGGATTTTGTACTATTTGGGTGACTCCGCCAGAACAACGTAAGTTTATTCCTTGA
- a CDS encoding ParM/StbA family protein, which produces MSKNTQVKNNSLPLLILALDFGGSATKGIYCAFEQNNPSSLVMEPEVLKVSLESVTSHTQSLGVTEPENVAWVNYMGETFVVGYLAKSKYYANEGLKELKYERAIAKTVSAIWVVSQKVKLGMKCRLALACLLPPGELENKESFYKQLLTVLADFVTPTGRMRVELIEFKCLPEGAGIYLAYQKKLGQAIKTKVIALPMIGYRNASVLISNKGIVAADGKTSDLGMIRLLEKILAKTSGQTAAKLAPAVVAAGNDVSTTPFFRLLRSTNQANKQHELQQLQKAVKLARSEYAVLLTSWLDQVISISSVDEILFCGGTADYLRKELNSHYPGTPCLWGVGAEIPEQVDTFSLGTRLADVYSVFLYFSEQVHQRFLPTHKASSRGL; this is translated from the coding sequence ATGAGCAAGAATACTCAAGTAAAAAATAATTCTTTACCCTTGCTAATTTTGGCTTTGGATTTTGGGGGAAGTGCAACCAAGGGAATTTATTGTGCGTTTGAGCAAAATAATCCATCATCCTTGGTCATGGAACCGGAGGTACTCAAAGTCTCTTTGGAGTCAGTTACTTCACACACACAGAGTTTAGGTGTAACAGAACCAGAGAACGTCGCATGGGTGAACTATATGGGTGAAACCTTTGTTGTGGGCTATTTGGCGAAAAGTAAATATTATGCCAACGAGGGTTTGAAAGAATTGAAATATGAGCGGGCGATCGCCAAAACTGTATCTGCTATTTGGGTAGTTTCACAAAAGGTGAAATTGGGGATGAAATGTCGGCTTGCACTTGCTTGTTTGCTACCACCAGGAGAGTTAGAGAACAAAGAAAGTTTCTACAAACAACTTTTAACTGTACTTGCTGACTTCGTAACACCAACTGGAAGAATGCGTGTAGAGTTAATCGAGTTTAAATGCTTACCAGAAGGAGCAGGAATTTATCTGGCTTACCAAAAGAAATTAGGACAAGCTATCAAAACAAAAGTAATTGCCCTACCAATGATAGGTTACAGAAATGCATCAGTGTTAATCAGCAATAAAGGCATAGTAGCAGCTGATGGTAAAACTTCTGATTTAGGAATGATTCGACTTTTAGAGAAAATACTTGCCAAGACATCTGGACAAACTGCTGCAAAATTAGCTCCGGCTGTAGTTGCTGCTGGTAATGATGTATCCACAACTCCTTTTTTCCGATTATTGAGAAGTACGAATCAAGCTAACAAACAGCATGAATTACAGCAACTTCAAAAAGCGGTAAAGCTTGCCAGAAGCGAGTATGCTGTTCTACTGACAAGTTGGTTAGACCAAGTAATTTCTATCAGTTCAGTAGATGAAATCTTATTTTGCGGTGGTACTGCGGATTATCTCAGAAAAGAGTTGAATTCACACTATCCGGGAACTCCTTGTTTGTGGGGAGTGGGTGCAGAAATACCTGAACAAGTTGATACTTTCTCCCTAGGAACTAGGCTTGCTGATGTCTACAGTGTATTTTTGTATTTTTCAGAACAAGTCCATCAACGTTTTCTTCCTACTCATAAGGCGAGCTCCAGAGGTCTGTAA
- a CDS encoding plasmid pRiA4b ORF-3 family protein — MAKTKKSENVPKKVVNSSANALYVLDVFLIDGPMTEEFIADNPEVSRTIEIKGSNTLQELHKIIFKAFDRQEEHMYEFQIGGNGPQDPNARRYGLKQAFSSSGLTPKPTGDVSSTSIAEVGLSIDEAFGYWFDFGDDWWHQIDVTNILDQAPTGKYPRITKRVGASPPQYADFE; from the coding sequence ATGGCTAAAACTAAGAAATCAGAAAATGTTCCCAAAAAAGTGGTTAACTCTTCTGCAAATGCACTATATGTGCTGGATGTATTTTTAATTGACGGCCCAATGACCGAAGAATTTATTGCTGATAATCCAGAGGTGTCTCGAACCATTGAGATTAAAGGCAGTAATACTTTGCAGGAGCTTCATAAAATCATCTTCAAGGCATTCGACCGCCAAGAAGAGCATATGTATGAATTTCAAATTGGCGGAAATGGCCCGCAAGATCCAAATGCCAGAAGGTACGGTTTGAAACAAGCATTTTCCAGTTCCGGTTTGACACCAAAGCCTACAGGCGATGTTTCTAGTACTTCAATTGCTGAAGTGGGCTTATCAATTGATGAGGCTTTTGGTTACTGGTTCGATTTTGGTGATGATTGGTGGCACCAGATTGATGTCACAAACATTTTAGACCAGGCCCCAACGGGCAAGTATCCCAGAATCACCAAGCGAGTTGGGGCTAGCCCTCCTCAATACGCGGATTTTGAGTAG
- the mobV gene encoding MobV family relaxase produces MPFAVCRIQKIKSWGLLAGKEAHTSRTRDTPNANPQVTNVRLIGSPDDANLATLVKNKIGSQKIRSNAVLAVEMLLSSSAEYFRPHAPNKAGVYDKRCLDNFVQATIHWLSCFWGDRIIRAELHLDEITPHIHAYLVPLDERGKLNCRALFGTRDKLYSLQDSFAEAVAHLGISRGIKGSTATYTKIKKYYAAVNQDSLFLDWERCLPQPQAEETSESYRQRVIEVLSPQLETINYQLQERSRIQRHNSQLKQTASKSEQLRRQLESELQLLRLTTSNWHDLSLELVGYELGLNQYQQVNNSSNSQLDLVMEINNCTFDDAVAWLRDRFGETAMLTAVTHHAQQQAIEIAQRTPPSIFIPPTSSHRHWTEVENYLTATYSIPRNLIQTLHQRNLVYADLAGNAVFLARSLTQEITGAYLYSPFEASDRYSLYPGSRRSCGWFHVSMGGNSNVPIITAVLVSSPMDALSLMVLNSPHHHRTLYLAVDDSDRLAAVQAHYYLLPVEFLQTVPNILIAMPKETKVAIQKILPSATQMEPNNSCKKQLQQCYVKEKYVELE; encoded by the coding sequence ATGCCCTTCGCAGTTTGTCGAATCCAGAAAATCAAATCTTGGGGATTATTGGCTGGAAAAGAAGCACACACATCAAGAACTAGGGATACGCCAAATGCAAATCCGCAAGTAACAAATGTGCGGCTAATTGGCAGCCCTGATGACGCAAATTTGGCGACTTTAGTCAAAAATAAAATTGGTTCGCAGAAGATTCGCTCGAACGCGGTTCTAGCCGTGGAAATGTTACTCTCGTCCAGCGCAGAATATTTTCGACCCCATGCACCTAATAAAGCAGGAGTTTACGACAAAAGGTGTTTGGATAATTTTGTGCAAGCAACAATCCATTGGTTGTCATGCTTTTGGGGAGATCGCATAATTCGGGCAGAACTGCACTTAGATGAAATTACACCGCACATTCATGCTTACCTCGTACCTTTGGATGAACGAGGTAAGCTCAACTGTAGAGCCTTGTTTGGCACCAGGGATAAACTCTACTCCTTGCAAGATAGTTTTGCTGAGGCTGTTGCACATTTAGGAATTTCTCGCGGTATCAAAGGAAGTACTGCTACTTACACAAAAATCAAAAAGTATTACGCTGCTGTTAATCAGGATTCTCTTTTTCTCGACTGGGAACGCTGTCTTCCCCAACCCCAAGCAGAAGAAACGAGTGAATCGTACCGACAGAGGGTGATTGAAGTTTTGAGTCCGCAGTTGGAAACGATCAACTACCAACTTCAGGAGCGATCGCGCATCCAAAGACACAACTCTCAACTAAAGCAAACGGCATCTAAAAGCGAACAATTACGACGACAGCTAGAGAGTGAATTGCAATTACTGCGCCTCACAACCAGCAATTGGCATGACTTATCTTTGGAACTGGTAGGCTACGAACTAGGGCTAAACCAATATCAGCAAGTCAATAACAGTAGTAACAGTCAACTTGATTTGGTGATGGAGATTAATAACTGTACATTCGATGATGCAGTTGCTTGGTTGCGCGATCGCTTTGGTGAAACGGCAATGTTAACTGCGGTGACTCACCATGCACAACAGCAAGCAATAGAGATCGCACAACGAACTCCACCTAGTATTTTCATACCGCCGACATCTTCGCATCGCCATTGGACAGAAGTAGAGAATTATCTTACAGCTACTTACTCCATTCCCCGAAACCTCATACAGACGCTTCACCAACGTAATTTGGTTTATGCAGATTTAGCAGGTAATGCAGTCTTTCTGGCGCGGAGTCTGACTCAGGAAATTACAGGAGCTTATTTATACTCTCCTTTTGAAGCTAGCGATCGTTATAGTTTATATCCTGGTAGTAGGCGCTCATGTGGTTGGTTCCATGTGAGTATGGGTGGAAACTCAAACGTTCCCATAATAACAGCTGTGTTAGTCTCTTCACCTATGGATGCACTGTCCCTAATGGTGTTAAATTCGCCCCATCACCACAGAACACTATACTTGGCAGTTGACGATAGCGATCGCCTAGCGGCTGTGCAAGCGCATTACTATTTATTACCAGTAGAATTTTTGCAAACCGTACCGAATATACTTATTGCTATGCCAAAAGAAACAAAAGTGGCAATTCAAAAAATTTTACCAAGTGCAACACAGATGGAGCCAAATAATAGCTGTAAAAAGCAATTACAGCAATGCTACGTAAAGGAAAAATATGTTGAATTGGAATGA
- a CDS encoding Uma2 family endonuclease, with translation MSQALTKSITFDEFIAWYPEGSEVRYELHDGLIVEMPKPRGKHSRVTGFAIKHLNIAITNLDKEDIWFIPRESIVKTSVGKSGYEPDIIVLDEEALIHEIRWENESIIEIADSVKLIVEVVSTNWRDDYSRKSADYEEMGIQEYWIIDYEALGGKRFIGDPKQPTISVYQLIDGEYKITQFRNNDQIISPIFPTFNLTANQIFKARL, from the coding sequence ATGAGTCAAGCCTTAACTAAATCAATAACGTTTGATGAATTTATCGCCTGGTATCCAGAAGGCTCTGAGGTACGTTACGAATTGCATGATGGGTTAATTGTTGAGATGCCAAAACCTAGAGGAAAACATTCAAGAGTAACTGGTTTTGCAATCAAACATCTCAATATAGCTATTACCAACTTAGATAAAGAGGATATCTGGTTTATACCCAGAGAATCAATAGTCAAAACATCAGTTGGTAAATCTGGATACGAACCGGATATTATTGTCTTAGATGAAGAAGCTCTCATTCACGAAATAAGGTGGGAAAATGAGTCAATTATTGAAATAGCTGATTCCGTCAAATTAATTGTTGAAGTTGTCAGTACAAATTGGCGCGATGATTACTCGAGAAAGTCTGCGGACTATGAAGAAATGGGGATTCAGGAATATTGGATAATTGACTATGAAGCTTTAGGTGGTAAACGGTTTATTGGCGACCCCAAACAACCAACAATATCAGTTTATCAACTCATTGACGGGGAGTACAAAATTACTCAATTTAGAAATAATGACCAAATTATTTCTCCAATATTTCCTACTTTCAATCTCACTGCCAACCAAATTTTTAAGGCTCGTCTGTAA
- a CDS encoding cobalamin biosynthesis protein CobQ — MTATPGKRRRGRPKNNPATFSVGLSNHGQPDNLDNSYVEATDSPTNVEFGEDWERELDGDASVHDWDLSSSNGVHDQQIAVVESIANDEISEQIQQLIPANDFDTLENKIDFKQPTTIHIIDGEKGGCGKSFLCRAFIEYCKSINYHMVIIDADTSNQDISKIYPHVEVAFFSDDEKQAKAADKIFELAFESSVIVNLPAQVYTKFSDWITSNNLTDLGQEHSIFFIKWFVCTGGVDSVNFFLKSLSDLGDKITHVFVKNMGLCDDWSYIDQMPELAAAARKYQFMVMDFPKFPFWERNMIDRLEITFSDAIAHPDLKVVSKQRVKNFLKLTYEAFAATGLIR; from the coding sequence ATGACGGCGACACCAGGAAAAAGAAGACGAGGTAGACCCAAGAATAATCCAGCTACTTTCTCAGTAGGTTTATCTAACCACGGTCAACCTGATAATTTAGATAATTCCTATGTAGAAGCGACAGACTCACCAACTAATGTGGAATTTGGTGAAGATTGGGAACGCGAGCTTGATGGTGATGCCTCTGTTCATGATTGGGATTTATCAAGCTCAAATGGAGTACATGATCAACAAATAGCAGTTGTAGAGTCAATAGCTAATGATGAAATAAGTGAGCAAATTCAACAACTAATTCCTGCTAATGATTTTGACACATTAGAGAATAAAATAGATTTCAAACAACCAACAACCATCCACATTATTGATGGGGAAAAGGGAGGATGTGGTAAATCTTTCCTTTGTAGAGCCTTTATTGAATATTGCAAATCTATTAATTACCACATGGTGATTATCGATGCAGATACGAGTAACCAGGATATTAGCAAAATTTATCCTCATGTGGAGGTAGCTTTCTTTAGTGATGATGAAAAACAAGCAAAAGCAGCAGATAAAATTTTTGAATTAGCTTTTGAAAGCTCAGTGATTGTCAATTTACCTGCTCAAGTATATACAAAATTTAGCGACTGGATAACAAGCAACAATTTGACTGATTTAGGTCAAGAGCATTCGATATTTTTTATCAAATGGTTTGTCTGTACTGGTGGAGTAGACTCGGTTAACTTCTTCCTCAAATCTTTGTCAGATTTAGGGGATAAGATAACTCATGTTTTTGTCAAGAATATGGGATTGTGCGATGACTGGAGTTACATAGACCAAATGCCAGAGTTGGCAGCAGCCGCGCGAAAATATCAATTTATGGTGATGGATTTCCCAAAGTTCCCCTTTTGGGAGCGTAACATGATTGACCGCTTAGAAATCACCTTTTCAGATGCGATCGCACATCCAGATTTGAAGGTGGTATCTAAGCAAAGAGTAAAGAATTTTCTCAAACTTACCTATGAAGCTTTTGCAGCAACGGGGTTAATTCGATGA